The sequence TGAATAAGGCTGTTGTTTCTGCGAATCTTGAGTGCAGGATTAAGTCATTGAAAGTTAGGCAGGACATAATCTCATTATGTTTCGAAAAAGCATACGGTAAGACCCTTAATTTGCCTCCATCAGATTATTTAAAATTAATGGAGCTGAAGTTGCTGAAACTTACAGAAATCGGAGATGAAAAGATAATATTTGGAGACCTGCACAGAGAAAAATTCAATAGTGATTTTATAAATCGAATAAATAAGAAACTGGTTTCAGGAGGAAAAAAGGGAAGGATTTGTATTTCAAATGCTTCAAGACCCATTAAGGCTGGTTTCATCTTGATAAAAGAGAAACAAGAGATCAACGCATCCTTAGAACAATTAATTAAGATACTAAGGCATAAATTACTAATAAAAATAAACAACGTTCTCTTTGGACAGCAGGTATAATGTTTATTGATAAAGCCTCATACGTAGAATATAATCCCGAATATTTGTTTGCTGTAGGCAAGCTAAGGGTCTACGAGAGAAAACTCATTAATAAGGCAACTCTTACCCAACTCATCGAATGTAATGGCTTTGGGGAACTGGTTTCCATATTAAGCGAGAGAAATTATTCAGATAATATATCCTCTGTAGAAAAGCCTGAAGATTTAGAAAATCTAATATTTGACGAAATGTCAAACACTATAGGTGAGATAAAAAAACTGTCTCATGATGATGAAGTAACCAATTTATATCTATTCAGGTATGATATGCAAAACCTGAAACTCCTGATAAAGGCCGGAAAAAATTCTGAGGATGTTAATCATGCTTTGCTCTATAGGAGTGTAATAGACACTGAGAATCTTGAGGATTCAATAAAAGAAGAAATCTTTTCTGTATTCCCGGAATCTCTCAGAGACAAAATAAGAACAATATGGCTCGAGGAAGTACAGCAGGGAAACCTTCAGGACGCAGAAATTCTCTTAGATAAACTATGGCTGGAAACAGGATTTTGTTACATGAAAGATAGTGGGCAAATATTCCTGAGGGACTTGTTCTCCGTATTAATTGATATATATAACATCAAGGTGATCCTTAGAACCAAAGTTATGGGCTATGATTCAGAGAGAGTTAGGAAATACATTGCAGAAGGAGGTTTTATTGACAAATCTGTCATGTCAAACTCCTACAACATGGAATTAGAAGGAATAGTAAAATCCTTTCAGTTCTCAGATTATAATAAAATTATTAAACCAGGAGTTGAATATTTCGAAAGATATAATTCTTTCTGGAAATTTGAGCAGTTATGCAACGACTTTTTAGTTGAGTTTGTGGATATTGTAAAATTCTTGGTTGCTAGTGTGTCAGCCCTCATACGATACCTGATAATTAAAGAAATCGAGCTTAAAAATCTGAGAGCTATTTTAATCGGAAAAAATAATGGGCTTTCATCTGAACAAATCAGCCAAAATTTGGGGTGCGCATATGCCTAGCATTGCAGTAATTGGTAAATCAGATACAGTTTCTGTATTCTCTGCATTTGGCATAAGTGCCTTTCCAATAGATAACCCAGAAGATGCAGTGTTAAAACTTAATG comes from bacterium and encodes:
- a CDS encoding V-type ATPase subunit, producing MFIDKASYVEYNPEYLFAVGKLRVYERKLINKATLTQLIECNGFGELVSILSERNYSDNISSVEKPEDLENLIFDEMSNTIGEIKKLSHDDEVTNLYLFRYDMQNLKLLIKAGKNSEDVNHALLYRSVIDTENLEDSIKEEIFSVFPESLRDKIRTIWLEEVQQGNLQDAEILLDKLWLETGFCYMKDSGQIFLRDLFSVLIDIYNIKVILRTKVMGYDSERVRKYIAEGGFIDKSVMSNSYNMELEGIVKSFQFSDYNKIIKPGVEYFERYNSFWKFEQLCNDFLVEFVDIVKFLVASVSALIRYLIIKEIELKNLRAILIGKNNGLSSEQISQNLGCAYA